The Montipora capricornis isolate CH-2021 chromosome 6, ASM3666992v2, whole genome shotgun sequence genome has a window encoding:
- the LOC138052621 gene encoding uncharacterized protein has protein sequence MAWKDSRPSRWTSFVSCFRAIFPMQLIIGSSIGLLAIAVAVVDFNTAHLCYQETFRWNSMLRVIQSVEVISQSVEGFIVELWHFSIMLCMFGYSVLKDLNLLAINLLAAFVDASYRLCLQIFGIYKQPWTSYPLNVLFTVVVFGNSIIIAKHLMSSHTPVQEQTKTKLLKLTFLLGLQFLMGIPAAFVLVYSISPWYNSKSEMEKVFIAGVCPLLLSLPKVIARVLAPKFELVHPGLLYLLVGCLYSSSAIVFRVMQAELTSFGLFVALGVGHAVIDLLKRLTVTMRDYIWDFMYKILFRCNRSQTFTFSPRNSRTPRSKRFVADVSIQLLLTEPTALVRAVGFIYVYKFMYPDVSNQPVSDLIWGLIERCVTGLPIDVVFNTV, from the coding sequence ATGGCTTGGAAGGATTCTCGACCATCTAGGTGGACGTCGTTTGTGTCGTGTTTTAGGGCCATTTTTCCAATGCAGTTAATAATTGGATCTAGTATCGGTTTGCTCGCAATCGCAGTGGCAGTTGTAGATTTCAATACGGCCCATCTTTGCTATCAAGAGACATTCCGCTGGAATAGTATGCTGAGGGTAATTCAGAGCGTTGAAGTTATTAGCCAATCTGTCGAAGGTTTTATTGTCGAGCTGTGGCATTTCTCCATCATGCTCTGCATGTTCGGATATTCTGTTTTGAAAGATCTGAACCTCCTTGCGATCAACCTCTTGGCGGCCTTCGTAGATGCTAGCTATCGACTCTGCTTGCAGATATTTGGTATTTATAAACAGCCCTGGACGTCCTACCCtttaaatgttcttttcacCGTAGTTGTATTCGGAAACAGCATAATCATCGCCAAGCACCTTATGTCATCCCACACACCAGTTCAAGAGCAAACTAAGACGAAACtgctcaaactgacatttctcTTAGGACTTCAGTTCTTGATGGGTATACCAGCTGCTTTTGTTCTGGTTTACAGCATATCTCCATGGTACAACAGCAAAAGCGAGATGGAAAAAGTTTTTATCGCTGGAGTGTGCCCTTTGCTTCTTTCTCTCCCCAAAGTTATAGCACGCGTGCTTGCCCCAAAATTTGAGCTTGTTCATCCAGGCCTCCTTTACCTCTTGGTAGGATGCCTATATTCGAGTTCGGCCATTGTCTTCCGAGTTATGCAAGCCGAGCTGACGAGCTTTGGGCTTTTCGTTGCTTTAGGAGTGGGCCATGCAGTGATTGATCTTTTAAAACGCTTAACTGTCACAATGCGAGATTACATATGGGACTTCATGTACAAAATACTCTTCCGGTGTAACAGATCACAAACTTTTACCTTCTCCCCAAGGAATTCGCGCACCCCGCGAAGCAAGCGTTTTGTAGCAGATGTTAGCATTCAGTTGCTCCTCACGGAGCCCACAGCTCTAGTCAGGGCCGTGGGGTTTATTTACGTCTACAAGTTTATGTATCCCGATGTCTCAAACCAGCCTGTCTCGGATCTTATCTGGGGATTGATCGAGCGCTGCGTAACCGGTCTGCCCATTGATGTGGTTTTCAACACGGTATGA
- the LOC138050671 gene encoding uncharacterized protein translates to MTWKDSRPSRWTSFVSCFRAIFLMQLIIGSSIGLLAIAVAVVDFSTADLCYEKTLNWTSMPRVIQSIRVTGQSVEGFMIELWHFSIMLCMFGYSVLKDLNLLAINLLAVFVDASYRLCLQIFGIYKQLWTSYPLNVLFTVVVFGNSMIIAKDLMSSHTPVQEQTKKKLLKLTFLLGLQFLMGIPAAFVLVYSIFPWYNRKSEMEKVFIAGACPLLLSLPKVIVRALAPNFELVHPGLLYLLVGCLYSSSAIVFRVMQAELTSFGLFVALGVGHAAIDLLKRLTVTMRDYIWDFMYKIFFRCNRSQTFTFSLRNLRTPRSMRFVADVSIQLLLTEPTALVRAVGFIYVYKFMYPDVSNQPVSDLI, encoded by the coding sequence ATGACTTGGAAGGATTCTCGACCATCTAGGTGGACGTCGTTTGTGTCGTGTTTTAGGGCCATTTTTCTAATGCAGTTAATAATTGGATCCAGTATCGGTTTGCTCGCAATCGCAGTGGCAGTTGTAGATTTCAGTACGGCCGACCTTTGCTATGAAAAGACACTCAACTGGACTAGTATGCCGCGGGTGATTCAGAGCATTCGAGTTACTGGCCAATCTGTCGAAGGTTTTATGATCGAGCTGTGGCATTTCTCCATCATGCTCTGCATGTTTGGATATTCTGTTTTGAAAGATCTGAACCTCCTTGCGATCAACCTCTTGGCGGTCTTCGTAGATGCTAGCTATCGACTCTGCTTGCAGATATTTGGTATTTATAAACAGCTCTGGACGTCCTACCCtttaaatgttcttttcacCGTAGTTGTATTCGGAAACAGCATGATCATCGCCAAGGACCTAATGTCATCCCACACACCAGTTCAAGAGCAAACTAAGAAGAAACtgctcaaactgacatttctcTTAGGACTTCAGTTCTTGATGGGTATACCAGCTGCTTTTGTTCTGGTTTACAGCATATTTCCATGGTACAACAGAAAAAGCGAGATGGAAAAAGTTTTTATCGCTGGAGCGTGCCCTTTGCTCCTTTCTCTCCCCAAAGTTATAGTACGCGCCCTTGCCCCAAACTTTGAGCTTGTTCATCCAGGCCTCCTTTACCTCTTGGTAGGATGCCTCTATTCGAGTTCGGCCATTGTCTTCCGAGTTATGCAAGCCGAGCTGACGAGCTTTGGGCTTTTCGTTGCTTTAGGAGTGGGCCATGCAGCGATTGATCTTTTAAAACGCTTAACTGTCACAATGCGAGATTACATATGGGACTTCATGTACAAAATATTCTTCCGGTGTAACAGATCACAAACTTTTACCTTCTCCCTAAGGAATTTGCGCACCCCGCGAAGCATGCGTTTTGTAGCTGATGTTAGCATTCAGTTGCTCCTCACGGAGCCCACAGCTCTAGTCAGGGCCGTGGGGTTTATTTACGTCTACAAGTTTATGTATCCCGATGTCTCAAACCAGCCTGTCTCGGATCTTATCTGA